The Pedobacter mucosus genome window below encodes:
- a CDS encoding response regulator transcription factor, with protein MNNAGQKILIVDDEPDILELIEYNLKKEGYQVYTASNGQEGITVAKKVHPDLIILDIMMPKMDGIEACRLMRAIPEFKNTFMVFLTARSEEYSEIAGFNVGADDYIAKPIKPRALISRINAILRRNTGTEDLSENKLEIGDLVIDREAYLVFQGGNKVVLAKKEFELLYLLASKPGKVYTRESILKNIWEDSVVVTNRTIDVHIRKLREKLGETYVSTVKGVGYKFELS; from the coding sequence ATGAATAACGCAGGTCAGAAAATTTTAATTGTTGATGATGAACCAGATATTTTGGAACTTATCGAATACAACCTTAAAAAGGAAGGTTATCAAGTTTATACTGCCTCAAACGGACAAGAAGGAATTACTGTTGCTAAAAAAGTTCATCCTGATTTGATCATCTTAGATATTATGATGCCTAAAATGGATGGAATTGAGGCTTGCCGTTTAATGAGGGCAATTCCTGAATTTAAAAATACATTCATGGTTTTTTTAACAGCGAGAAGTGAAGAATATTCTGAAATTGCTGGTTTCAATGTAGGAGCTGATGATTATATTGCTAAGCCAATTAAACCAAGAGCCTTAATTAGTAGGATAAATGCAATTTTGAGAAGAAATACAGGTACTGAAGATCTTTCTGAAAATAAATTAGAAATAGGTGATTTAGTTATTGACAGGGAAGCATATTTAGTTTTTCAAGGTGGTAATAAAGTTGTTTTAGCGAAAAAAGAGTTTGAATTACTTTACCTTTTAGCTTCGAAACCTGGCAAAGTTTATACACGTGAATCTATTTTAAAAAATATTTGGGAAGATTCTGTAGTTGTAACTAATAGAACAATTGATGTTCACATTAGAAAACTACGTGAAAAATTAGGCGAAACATATGTATCAACGGTAAAAGGTGTTGGTTATAAATTTGAGCTTTCTTAG